A segment of the Cinclus cinclus chromosome 3, bCinCin1.1, whole genome shotgun sequence genome:
taaaagtagaAGCAGatgaagagcagagaaaatcTGTATCCTTACTTGGATGCAGGCCTTAGAAAATACTGATAAGAGAGACTCAGAATGAAATTGAAGAAATCCCTTAGAATATTAACGAACAAAATGGCATTTCTCTCATGTACAGAAGTAAGCTACTTTGAATAATGTCTGTCATAGGTTTGGAGTTGAGCTTAAGTTTTGGGTTATATGGACATATAAATGGACTTACATTTTGTAATATCAATTCTACACCTCTTGGGGTAGTCCTTCATCTTTCAAATATACTTAGAGAACATGCTATGCTTGTGCAGTGTAGATAGAAAAGACAAAGGTGGAAACCCTTTATGGTAAATGTTATGTGTATAAGGGATGGTGTATTTTTAGATAGCCAAATTTTAATTATGGCCACCAGACAGATAGATAATGTTCAGTTGATTTTCTGTCTGACAGATGTTCTAGATTTGTCTAGATTTGCATACTTTTTCAATCAAGTGCATAAATCAAATTCACTTGCATGAAGGTGTCCTTCATCACCTTCCTGGGTTGTCTAGTGTTACGCAGTGACGGGAGATCATAtcagaggagaaggaaatgtGCTGGAGAGGAAAGAGACGGCTTTGAAACAAATGCAAAAGTGCAAACTGTACTGCAAACTGTACTGCAGAAGAGAGTAGCTTCATTTGGCATGAGTTGTAGACCAGATGTTCTCAATTTAAAAAGTAACCATTTAGGGACCAAACAATCCAtgcaagagagaaaatgagGGGGTGGAGAAGTCCACAAGGCAGGCTTGAGGAAGTGTGTTTTGATGTTAATTCATTCTGTAGATCTTATGTAAAGAGCGGTCTACTCACAACAGTAGTTTTGACTCCACAGTATTAATAACTGAAGAGAAATGGGCAGGAAATGCAAGCATTCTGGTATTTTGGCATTGAGAGTAATAGTAACAATTTTACTAAGCAAAAGAAGACCCCAAGCATTTTCTGTTCTGAGGTGTAATTTACAATCTCTTTACTTGCTGTGGTGAGCATATGAGGAAAAACATTTAGGGCATCTAGAGTTTAATGAACATGAACACCCCCAAAAAGCCATGAGACTGTGTATATAGACATGGATTCGCTCTCcttattttcatatttcctgCCGGATGCTGATGTACCCTCTGATAGTATAATGCTAAATCTGACAATGTCAATGCATGTTTGACCATTGGGCTGGATCATCTTACAGGTCTCTTCCAAGCTTGatgattccattatttttatgtgttttctgaaaaatgtcattaatgAATGCTCATGTATATATAGTTTCTACATTTTGCCACTGTTGGAAAAGTTTCATTTGGATTTgagctgttttcctgcagaatgGGGACCTTCTGCTAAATCTCCAGGTGAGACCTTTCACTTGATGCCCTTGGTTAAAACAAACAGTTTATTTGCACGTTCAGGTCACCTTTCAGACTTGTGGGTCCTacttttgcctttgtttcttGCCAAGAAGGATTCATTTCTTCTATTACAAGGTACTTAGAGATCCAAAGAAGATTAAGAgtattttttcttggttttggaTTGACACAGCTGAAAGGCACTTTgatggagagaagaaaaagtttGTGGTAGAAATGGCAGGTCAACATCATTAATCAAAGTTCTGCCTCTTCCCTTCAGCACATGGGAGCAAGTCATGTTTGATATGTATTCGTATATTTTTTTCGATCCATGATATGAAGGCAGTAGTATTCCCTAAGCttatcagaattttaaaagcgGGACTGTAATGCTCTGCTTCTTATATGAACAACACTGACATGACCGACACTTTCCATATCCAGATCTTAGTTACAGCCAGTTGTCAAACAAAAGCTTGACAGCCTTCTGTCAGATTAGTCTCCAGTACCAtctgtgtcccttcccacaCAAAGCACTGACCTTATTTACACAGGGACGTTCCGCTCCTACACTGCAAACAGAACTTCATTCATATCAAGCAAGTAATAATTGTTTTCAATTGAGCGATGGACACCTAATTATTATAAATTGCTCTGTTAATTATCACATTATTGTGTAAATGATTGTTTTGTAGCCTTTTGTGAATGCTAAAGGCAGTTTTCACACTCTGTGTGCCACTTGCAGCGAAGTTTGCTTCTGCTCTAGGTGTTCACACTTCAACTGTTGACTCGGGGTGTGACCATGCAAACATCTCAGTGCCTGATCGAAAGCCTCCATAATTTTCTAATTCAGTTCAGAGGGCTTTGAGACAGGGATCACAGGACCAGAATATGGTTGGTTCCCTTATTTCCAGGATTCAGTTATCTATTAGATAAAAGTCACATGTCCAAGTGAAGGTTAAACCAGGCTAacaagcagcagaggaaaacaagcGGTTTGAAGGATAAAGAAATTCTACAAAGAGTTTCAGTTTGTGTTTTGAGAGGTCATTTTACATAGTTTGCTCCTTTCTGAAATGAGATTGTTCTAACAAGATTTTAAATAAGAATCTGAACAAGATTCATAATAAGGAAAACATGCTTAACTTCGCGCAGACTGTATGACAACAGAGTTTTAGTTCTCTTCCAAGTGACTGTATGGCAAAACCGCTTAAGGAAGAGGGAATAGGTCTTAAAAGGACGTAAGGACGGCTGGCAGAAAGGGCTGCTGCTAACCCTGTTCACAGGTTTCTTGTCGGTGCAGAGTTGTTCATTGTGCTAGTCTGATGTGCAAATGGCACGGTAAGGACGTGAACAGTCTTCTGTCTTCAGGTGCAGAAATAAAGCTTAAGCACTCAGTATTGAAATGTATGGCTTTTAATAACAAAAGAACCATTGGGCAAAGCCTCTGGCTATTGTACTATTGAGCAGGTGATTAGCAACCATCAGGCTAcagctcttttcttcttctgtttgttCCATATGCAGATGTTGCTATGAGGAAAGGAGTCAGCAATGACTGATGTGGAGCCTGTGGTCACAGATTTTGCAGCATCAGGACGGGCAGGCCGCCGAAACGCCTTACCAGATATCCTGGGCtctcctgctggtgctgggacTTCAGACCTGCCACACAAACTGGCTGAGCTCTCTGTTTCAGAAGGTAATGGCTGTGCATTCAGTAAAGGACATTTTTATgcagttgtttgctttttttttttttttaagactgcCACCACCATGCAGTTTTGATACCAATATTAATATTCCTTTCATCATTTAGAATTAAATTCAGCCTCCCAAATCAGCTATTTCTTGTGCCCCCTGATGAGACAAGTTAATATTAACCCATATCCATATCCGTCCACAGATCCAGTGTTAGCAGCTTAGGGAAACAGTTCAGTGCTGGGAACTGAATTCCAGTTCCCTTGAGGGCGAGAAAATGCAGTTGTATTTCCGAGCAACTTGGAAAACACATCATTCCAGCTATAAATTCCAGTGTACCACTACACTGAAATAAGTTTGCATAAGACAGCAGAGTTGTGCTGTTAATACAATGACAGCTATATGAACTCAGGCATATACATTAAGAGTAGTCTTTATAGTGTTTTAATCCTGCTTAGTAGGCTTTCAACTTTGCTATCTGATAGCAGTGCCCTATTTTGCCATGTTCTTTAATTTGATAAGGTGCTCTGTTGATATAGCACAGGTGTAAGCAACAcctttttttaatccaaatcagaatttttttcagtaagctttttcttctcatgcCCATCACTGTTGTTGTAGTACCACCACAACAGATGGTCCCAGACGCAGGAGCAGAGATGGTATGAGTGCAGCAAGGGGGAAGGCAAGCCTGTGCTGAGGTGTGAATGGTCCATGAATCTGAACTGAAGTAAATCATTAAAGGGATTCCTAGTCTCCAGGGTTGCATATCCTCCTTTTTCATTGCCCAAAGAAATTACAGGATGTTAGGACTACAGCCTCCTAAAGCACAGTAAAGGCTGGGGGAAAAGATTTCTTTGATTCCAATTTGTTATTTTGGTGATTTTATTTATAGTCAGGTGTTTGGGGTTCTGTAATCTAACCCCCACACAGGCCCATCAAAGGACTGCTGAGCAGGTACAAAGAACATTTCCTGCAGAACTGAGAAGGGCCGAATGACCATATCCTGACTTGAACCAGgagaagtgaagaaaataagaatctGAACAGGTTCTGGAAGAAGGCACTATTTTGTCTTGAGGATACGTTTTTCCCTATGAATATGAAAATTATGTCCCTACAAAACAAATGGGAAATAGTGAAAGTGTTTTTATAAGAAAAGATACAGTATGGCATAGAGTAAGTATCTAGCCCTCCAGATGACACAATAGTCCCCCTCTCCTGGTCTCCATCCAATTCATTCAGAACAAGAAGAAACGAACCGCCTATGTCAGTTTTAGCAAAATGTACTGATGCTTTCTTAGAAATACAGGATTTGAAGAACAATTCAGAACATGGAACTGTCCTTGGCTTTTGTCATTGACATATAGCTGTGCCAGAGCATGTTGGAAGGGAGCAGATTCTGTTATCAGCGGTTTACAGTAGTGATAATAGGAAGTGAATACAGGATGCAATTAGGTCCACTCTGACAGTTTGGATGCTTTCTGGGGATGGGAATTCCACAAGTATCAGATGGGAATTTTAGCCTCGTTGTGTTGTAAGTTAAAGTTTTGATGAAACAGCaagcaaagagaggaaaatccATCAAAATGGAAAGACAGTTTTGAAGTTCAAATACAGTGACAGGGAAACAGTTTGTTTGTGAAACATTTGGGGCTCTAACAGGCAGCTCTTCTGCCTATTTCTGACTTTAACAATAAGTtgttaaaaaaggaaagtaatttgCAGCTCAGAACAAAGAAATTAGATAAATGAGAGAAGTGGAGAAGATGGGACATGTGGCTATATAAAGTATACCCTATTTTGTTGCTACTCTGAAATTCAGATTAAGTGAAGATTGTGGGAAATGATGAGGAGGACTCTCTCCATCTTGTTTCAAATTTAGCTAATGCTCATTGGATCATATATTTCCTCTTTCTAAAATGCTGTCAGCTACTGTCATAGTGAAAAGTCAGAAACAGGATGTACTAATACCTTGTggtttagaagagaaaaaagactTTGCTCTATATTTTTTATGAGTACATAAAGACTGTACATGTATGGTACGAATGTCCATGTACTTTGCAAGCCACATGAAGTTGATGTTCTCATGAGATGAGCAGGAGACATTCTGGCACCAGCTATTTATCTTGCTGCCTAACTCTGAAATGCAGACCATCTGTATCATGTCTGATCATCCTCTGGTGGTGTGTAATTTTGGAGTGCTGAGATTTTCCACAGGTGGTCTGACTGTTACTGGTGATCCAAAGGTTGAAGAGGAGGCTGCAAGAAGTTTGAGGGCAAGAAGCTGTACTGGTATTCCACAATTGGTAACCTGTGTTAGGGCACCATTCTGTCGATAACACTCAGCAGCTAAACTAGCACCTGTTGCACACCTAAGTGCCATCAAGTATGAGATTAGTTTTCCTCTAACAAACTCTTTTCCTCTACCCTGAAAGACTCCACTGATACTAGATGTCAAACCTGCACAGAAACAGCCAATAGAGGAGATTGCTCTGTCTCCCTTTctacagcagtgctgtgctacATAAGTCTGGAGAGTGTCAAATAACTTGGTTCTTTATCACTATAGAACTCCAAAGCCTCTGAAACTCTGAGCAGACTTAAAACATCAAGCAACTTCTGCCAAGGGCTTTAGCTGATGAGTTGTGTGCAGCATTACATATTTGCTGTGATATGTAGAGACCAAGATATATAACTGTACTGGGTGTTGTTGATCTTTGATAGCAAGCTAGAAAATGTACCCCTTAGATTATAACTGTGGAGGAGATGACAGAATATGAAGTGGAGGACAGTACATCCAGGTGTGCTAAGCAGACCTCTCCTTGTCCCCAAAAGCTATGGACAGCCATAGATTTGTGTATGCTGTTACCACTGGTACTACCATGAAGGTAatgtgaaaattattattatggCTTGCAAGGAAATCAAGGCAAGAGGAATTTCTGCTTCTTAGTGAGTAAACTTGATCAAAAGAAGCAGCATGGAACAATACACATAAAGACCAGAGACACTGAGGAGCTTTTATTTATATCAGTCGTCTAAGCATTCAACTCTGATCTGTGGAAAAGTGAACTTCCAACTCAGAgtaacaaaaaatcccccatcttGTGAAGACAGGATAAATTCATGTAGGTATTTCTTGTCAAAGGTGGTCAGACAGATAACTGTCATGTCCATAAACTGTATTGTTATCTACCTGAAACTACACAGTGCTCAAAGGAATGCAATATTCTAATATGATTTTGGAAATGACCCAGAAAAAAGTAACAGTAATACAAAGTTATTTCCAATCTATTTTTTACAGCCAAATGCACATTGATCAGCCTGTGCAAGAACTGGGCAAATCAACACCAACAGGCAGCAGCTTTTAGAAGATGCCTCTCAAAGTTCTTTATCTCTTGAGTTAATCCTCTTTCTAAAGCACCCATGATTGTAAAGAGCCTTGTAGTAAAGAGGCAGTCCAAACAGAGATGATTAGGAAACCCAAATACGTGGTTGCATTAAAAAAGCTGTGAGAATGTGTGTCCTATAAATGTTTAAATGTCTGTGTCTGTTTAGAtgcaggagcagagggtggAGAAATGTCATCATCCAAAGCCTTGCTGGAAAAtcaagaagcagaaggaaaacccAGTGCTTCCTAACACCTAAGGACTTCTGGGTTAATGAATCCCATCAACAGACTTCCCAGTTTCCATGTGTCACCCCATCTGAAGTGTGATATCAATGTTAGCAGCACAGACATGACTTTGCAACACACTTGTACCTAGATATTATGTGGGTGGCATACAGTTCTTCCTACTGTCATCCTTCAGAAACAATGTTCTACATATCCAAACAGGAAGAGAACTAAACAATGTATCTCTTGTTTTGGTTGTAGTATTCATCTTAACTAATCTTCTTTGACAATTTCAATTAATATACCTACC
Coding sequences within it:
- the PKIB gene encoding cAMP-dependent protein kinase inhibitor beta gives rise to the protein MTDVEPVVTDFAASGRAGRRNALPDILGSPAGAGTSDLPHKLAELSVSEDAGAEGGEMSSSKALLENQEAEGKPSAS